The Gossypium arboreum isolate Shixiya-1 chromosome 2, ASM2569848v2, whole genome shotgun sequence region GAGTAGTTAGCTCATTAGGTAATAGTCATTTTGACTTATAAACTTTgtattttagttctcaaaaaaaaaaatacagatGATGAATGCTGCTGATTTTATCATCCAAGTGTGTGCTCAAGTTCACTCTCTCTTGCTCTCGGTTTCATTTTTGTTCTTAAGCAAATTTATAGTTGTTTGTATATTGTTGCTGCTAACTTTGTTCTAACAGAAACAACCAGGATCAGTATGAACCACGGGGCCAACACGAAATATGTTAAGTTGTTCCTCGGTGATTCTCCTGCAATATAAATAGTTTATCTGTAAGCGGTATCCTTAAAGAACGTGCTCAGAAACTAGGGGAACCACCATAGATTTATCTTACTATGCCCTCCATAGAAGAGAGTTGCTATAGGGTGCCACAAAATAGCTCCAACTTGTCCGAAAGGCAAACTACCAGATTCATGACTAGTTGTAGATTCAACTAACCAAATAACAAAAACATTGAAGACCGTCATAGCTGACAAAGTAAACCACATCACGTTGGTGAAAGGCATCATGAATGAAAAAACTTGGTTCAGTTCAAGGTCTTCCTTCCTCAATTGATCTGAGCCTTTTTCAAAATATGGAGATGATAGTTCTACATACTGGTCTGTCACCATTCTTTGGTAATCCCTAATTACTGGTAAGCCAACGGCTgcatcataatccttcaatacataaaataaaataaaataaaaattgaaattgaaatttcaGCCAGTCAACAGATATTTTATAATAGCTACTTACTTTACTGTAAGTTTCAAGATTCAGATATTCAAAATTGTAAAGCAAAGGGAATAGATTATAAGGAACAAAAATTAACCTTGCGTGAAACTTCATTCAGCGATTCATCAATAGAAGCACCACAAAGTCGaatcattttatttttccttGTGGTGTCTGTTGCCATTATTGCAGTAGCTTTCTTAAAAATATCAATCCAAAACCCTGTTAATTGTGTATTCTTGTGGTTCTTCTCGTCAGGGCTTATGCTAACAAACTCGCTGAGATTCGATCTTACTGGAGCAGAAATGCCTAACTCTGTATAATAGTGAACCGGCTTGGATGTCGAAAACGATAAAGTTGCAGCCATTTCAATGATCCCTCCTGCATTTGGCGTTGGATTGCGGCTGTTCAAATCAAAAGCAACAATGTCTAAGTCACTAATTCTGTCACACTGCCCATAGACAACCGTTCCAGGCTTTAACCACAGGTAGCCGCCGATTAGACTAGCAAGTTCGCTAGCAATTCCATACTTATGTCGAGACATGTAACTGGTTGAAGATTCGTTTCCCGTTGTTGCTTTACCTTTTGCAGGCAGCGCACAAAGTACGTTGGCCTTGACTCTCCTCGTAAACACATTGGTTTCTGCAGAGAATGTAGTTTCATAATTTGTGACAGTACATAGAATTGGCAACCTGTGTGATGTTAGATTTTTTATCGCCACGTAATTCTGATAATGATCTGCAATATTATAAACAACAGCTACTTAATTATCGATCATGAAACAAGGAGATTACATCAAATGTTTTTGAATCACTTTACCTTCGATATCTATGGGTTTAAATTTCCCATGCGAATGGTTGAATTGTAGTTGGATTTGGTGTGCATCTCCAACAGTGTTACATTTTGATGACAGTAATAATAATAGCAAAGCAAAAGCAAAAAGCTTGGCAAAGATGCTACTCGTTTCTTCCAACATGCCTCTAATGAGTATAGTTGTTGCTCCTATTTCTCCTTGAAAATTGAATCTGAGTAATCTCCATTGGTTTGAGCTTGCAGGGAAGGACaagataatatttttaattttggatcAACAGTTGGACTTTTCTTGGCATGTTTTCACATTGTTGACCACCCCTAATTGTCTTAGTCTCTTCATTGGAAAGCTCCTAGTAATTGTGTTAAGGCTATGTTGTATGGGAAAAATGTGCACCTTATGCATGATTGTTGGAGTTTGACCCAATTAAGTAATGAATAAGTAAAGAATAGTCGAAACAGATTCGTACAAAATTAAACTTAAGTGGACAATTCTAGGATAGAAGTTACTTTAGAACAAAATAGTAAGACTTTCTAAAGATGCGTTTGAACCCCCAACCCCAAACACATACACAAAGCACATAGCCAAAAATACAGAGAATAAATTATTATTGAGTTCCACaattaaacattcaaatttttggggcgttacacgatTCCCATGCTTCAATATCACGATACCCTTATCCTTGGTGATTTTTCGCTCAATTTCGTGCCACCATCGAGTTTCTACAATACTCAATCGATTGTTAGGGTCCAAATGACACATTTGACCAATTTAGGtctcaaaataagaaaaaaaaatcaattaacacTGATTAGAATGCAAGAACTAAAATTAAGCTAAAACTACGAAAAAGACTTTTAAATTTCTCGATAATAAGCTCTGTAGGTGTAACGAGgagcctaatttgacatatcaaattatgaTAGATCAATGCTAATGGCCAAGTCAGTAACATGATTattcttaatattttaaaagaaatcatGCTAATTCCTATCACAAATATACTTGAATCCAATAATAACCATTCTAGAGATGCTTTTGGTTGATGTTATGTAACGTTTTACTATTGTTGTTAGAATAAGACAGTATTAGTTTGAAATAAGATGTTGTATCAGTTGATTCGTAACTTAATCGAATcagattaaaaaaatcaattgaacTGTCGGCCGAACATTTTGATACTAAATCTTTGATGCAAAGATTGAAGAATTTTTTTAACAAGTTTTGAACTCATCTCTAAGGGTAAAAACTTGATTAAACAAATCACAATGTTTGGCATAAAACTCACCAATTATCCCATTTTATTGCATCCTCTGTTACGCCACGAGATGGAGTATGACACGACCATATCATCTTAGTACAATACTCAATAATTTAAGTATTGTCTTAAGATGATATAAAGGGAAATACGACAGCGTCGAAAATACTCTCAAGATTAAAGGGAGACTTTGTTATCCTTCCACACATATCACTAACAATATATATTTCTATTAAGGATATAAATAAGAGTTCAACCCAATAGTGAAACTATGAGCTAACTATTATAACCCATTAGTGGGGCCAATGCCAACTATTATCACTCGTTAGTAGGGCATGTGCTAACCATTATAGCTCATTAGTTGGGCCTAAACTAACTACTATAACCCATTAGTAAGGTCAACGGTAACTTCCATTTGTCAATCAAATACGAAGCATTAAACTCATTTGTCTATATTACTTCTATATAAATTACTAGTCCAATAAAACCATAAGGTTATACTTTCCTTTCATAGCCTTAACTCTTCTCCAAAAGTTACTAAACATGTCCAAGATTATCttaatataacataatttaaacaaTGCTTTTAGAAACCAATTATGAAAGTGAATAAAAAATATATCTTTCGAAAGATTACAACTCGagttataaaacatgaaatcgaGAAACACTTAAAGCGAAAGAATCTAGAATTTATAACTTTTCAACCATATAAAGGAATGGTTGGtatttgtgtaacacccttaaaatttttatattttgaaagtaGTAATAAATTGAGATTGTGTATAATTGATTTCTCAATAAAATGAAAGAAGAATGTTGTGATATATTAATTTgagatagggactaaatcgtaaagatgTGAAAAGTTTTGAGATTCAAGTATGATAATCCAAAATTTGAAAGATTGAAGTAAAAACATGAGAAAATTGAAGGACCAAAAGAGAAAGTAACCCAACTTATTATGACAAGGAATTGGTATgcaagaccaaattgaataagtagaAAACTACAATAGATTAAATCACAATTTTATCTAAAGTGAGAAGTgattcaaggatgaaattttgaaaaaacaTGAAAGGTAAAATGTTCATTACTCAAAATAGATAATTATATGGTGTAATAATTAAAGAAGAAAAGTATTGAAATATGATTgaaagattattttattattaatttattataaggtattttatattaaattgtattattttattgAAAGATATTTGCATGGAAACATGAAGAAAAGTCCCCATGCTTCCAACGCCACTTATATATATGAGACACTTTTCATAAAACCCACTTTTCTCTCAAATTCCTAGAAATTTTTCATAGTAACCCAAAAGGAGAAATGATGTAGACATATTAGAGAGTTAGATAACCATCTTAGAAG contains the following coding sequences:
- the LOC128289426 gene encoding uncharacterized protein LOC128289426, with amino-acid sequence MLEETSSIFAKLFAFALLLLLLSSKCNTVGDAHQIQLQFNHSHGKFKPIDIEDHYQNYVAIKNLTSHRLPILCTVTNYETTFSAETNVFTRRVKANVLCALPAKGKATTGNESSTSYMSRHKYGIASELASLIGGYLWLKPGTVVYGQCDRISDLDIVAFDLNSRNPTPNAGGIIEMAATLSFSTSKPVHYYTELGISAPVRSNLSEFVSISPDEKNHKNTQLTGFWIDIFKKATAIMATDTTRKNKMIRLCGASIDESLNEVSRKDYDAAVGLPVIRDYQRMVTDQYVELSSPYFEKGSDQLRKEDLELNQVFSFMMPFTNVMWFTLSAMTVFNVFVIWLVESTTSHESGSLPFGQVGAILWHPIATLFYGGHRESPRNNLTYFVLAPWFILILVVSVRTKLAATIYKQL